The Candidatus Omnitrophota bacterium DNA window GGTTTGCAGGAGAATGGATTTATTGATTTATTGAAGATGACTCTTAGCGAAGCCCGTGTCAACGATGTTCTATTCGCCGAGGATTTCTTCTCCATCGAACCGAAAGAGAATATGGAAGTTGAGAATAGGATGCGATAACCTCATAGTCTTGCCTTCTATTCATTTATCAAGAAAATTCATCTAGTGAGTGGAGAAAATGAAGTATATTGATATTGGAACAATACGAAAGAAAAAGAGCCTTTGGTTAGTTCTTTTTCTTTCGTTTCTTTTTTTAAACGTCCTTTATTTTATTCTAAATGGAGTTAGCGTATGGTTGTTATCGCGGAATATCCATATTCAACCTGAGATCGTTGAGTTCGGAACGCTTTGGGAAAACGACCAGCAAACCGCTTCCTTTACCTTAGTCAATTCTTCTTCGCATGATTTGATAGTGGAAGAAGCGTCTGCGGATTGCGGATGTACTCGCATCAATCTATCGCAAGGCCAACAGATCAAGCCCAACGAATCGGCGCCATTTGATATTCGTTTAACTCCAAGTTTTACGCATGGCGTTGAAGATCGGCGAGTGATGATTGCCTTGAAGGACAATAACGGAAAACAGATACGCAAACAATGCTTGATTCGTTATCGCGGACTAGGCGAAATTCGCTGCGTTCCTCAAGCGGTAGTCGTTCCGGAATATCCCGCCAATCGTCCTTGGTCGAAAGAAGTAGCGCTGGAAGGCGTGGCAAAAGAGGATATCGATGCCGTTACTCTCGAATCGTCGACTTCAACGATCACGGCGGAAAAAGCAGGTTTTGAAATAAAGAACGGAAAAGAATGCTGCATGATTAAATTGGAATCCTCTGGCTTTAAACCAGGCGCCTTATTGGAAAGACTGGTTATTCACGACAACCGCAAAGAGAAAAAATTCGCCGTGCTCCCCATCGGCGGGTATATCACCGAACCGTTTGTCGCCGTTCCTTCCTCGTTGTTTGTCGATGTAAATCAGTTTCGAGAAGAAAAAACGCAAAAAATCTTAATCAAAACAAAAATAGCTTCATCTTTCCATATCGAGAACATATCGACGGATAACGGTTTGTTTATCTGTTCATGTCCGCAATCGGATAATGAACTCGAAAAAACAATTGAATTGTCTCCCAAATCTTCTAACGGCAACAATTCAAGAATGAAAGATACTCTCCATTGCTTGCTTTCTTCGAAAGATAACAATCAATTTAATATTGATGTACCGATTATTATCCAGTGACTCAATAGAAGGTTTTTCCCTAATCGCCTCACTACTTATAGAAAAAAATGCCCGGCGCAATTACCGATGCGCCGGGCTTTATTATATATAAACCACATTAGAGGATTTCTTCGACGAAAAAGAACCGATAATTGGAATATTAATGACGGAACGTTTTTAGAGACCTTTCGCCGCCTCAATGTATTGGCGAAGAAGAAAGAATGAAATATCATTATTTTTTCAATGCGAAATTTAGGAACTAGGCGCTAATTGGAATGAATGAACCATTGAATGCCGTCGTCGTTGGCGCGGGAGCGTTGGGAAAGCACCACGCCCGCGTTTATGGATATAACGAAAAAACCCGACTGATCGCCGTCGTCGACGTCGATGGCGAAGCGCGGGATCGCGCCGCCAACGAATGGAACTGCCAGGGGGCCTCGTCGTTGGAGGAAGTCGCCGGGCGCATCGATCTGGCCAGCGTCGTTGCGCCTACGGTCAATCATTACGCCATCGCTTCATGGTTGATCGAACGCGGCATCCCTGCGTTAGTGGAAAAGCCCATCGCCATCAGCGTTGAAGAAGGCGAAAAACTCGCGGCGTTGGCGAGAGCGAAAGGCGTTCTTCTGCAAGTGGGACATATCGAACGATTCAATCCCGGCGTCTTGGCGCTCGGCGAACGTTTGACGAATCCGCTATTTATCGAATCCCACCGTCTCGGCCCGCCTGCGCCTAGAGTGAAAGATATCGGAGTAGTGCTGGATTTGATGATCCACGATTTGGATTTGATTCTGGCGCTGGTAAAATCGGAAATTGTTTCCGTCGACGCGGTTGGAACGCCCATCATCTCGACGCAGGAGGATATCGCCAACGCCCGCCTGCGCTTCGCCAGCGGCTGCGTCGCCAATGTTACCGTCAGCCGCGTTACGCCGGAACGCCAGCGCAAAATCCGCTTTTTCCAAAAAGACGCTTATCTATCCCTCGACTATCTCAAGCCCGATCTGCAAATCTACCGCAAGGAGACCCGCGAGGACGGCATAGTAACCATCCGCCACGAGCAGCCCGTCCTTTCCCAGCATGAACCGCTGGCGGCGGAGATCGATTCCTTCATTGAATGCGTTCGCCAAGGAAAAGAGCCGGTAGTTACAGGCGAAGACGGCGTGCGCGCTCTACGGTTGGCGCAGCAGATCGCCGAACAAGCGCGCGCAGCCACTGAACGATTGATAGGCAACGGGATTTGATACTACTCCCAAAGGCGTTACGAAATTCTCTTATACCATTCCAATGGACGTCCTGACATCGATTTCGTCTGAGCGAGAATTAATTCTCTCTCTACCGGCGATAGTGGGGTGAAAGTGCGGGCGGCCTTAAGAGTCCATTGCATCTCATGGCGCGAGGCGCAGCCAATTAAGGTTGTCGATACTGGAAGACTCAGCGCATAGCGCAGCGCGTCTTTCTGAATGCTGTTTGGAAGATGGCCTCCTAAAAGCGCTTTGACGCTGATGACGCCGATTTCTTCGCGATGAATCTGCGGCAGCAATACTTTTTCGAAACTAAGCCGATGAGGATCGACGGCGTTGAGCGGCATAATGACGGCGTCGAAAGGATATGCGTCGAGAAAGGCTTGCAGCGAAGCCGGATCGCAATGCCCTGCGACGCCTAAATATCGGCACTTGCCTTGCCTGCGCGCCGTTTCCATCGCTTCCATGACGCCGTTGGAGGCAAAGCATGCATCCCAATCCTCCCGGCAAGCGCCGTGAAGGAACCATAGATCGACGCAATCCGTTCGCAATCGGCGCAGACTGGCTTCCAGTTCCCGCAATGCGCCGCACAGAGTCCGATTGCGGGTTTTGGTGGAGAGGACGATGCGGCTGTGATCTTTTCCTAACGCTTCGCCTAAGCGTTTTTCGCTCTCGCCGC harbors:
- a CDS encoding Gfo/Idh/MocA family oxidoreductase; protein product: MNEPLNAVVVGAGALGKHHARVYGYNEKTRLIAVVDVDGEARDRAANEWNCQGASSLEEVAGRIDLASVVAPTVNHYAIASWLIERGIPALVEKPIAISVEEGEKLAALARAKGVLLQVGHIERFNPGVLALGERLTNPLFIESHRLGPPAPRVKDIGVVLDLMIHDLDLILALVKSEIVSVDAVGTPIISTQEDIANARLRFASGCVANVTVSRVTPERQRKIRFFQKDAYLSLDYLKPDLQIYRKETREDGIVTIRHEQPVLSQHEPLAAEIDSFIECVRQGKEPVVTGEDGVRALRLAQQIAEQARAATERLIGNGI
- a CDS encoding DUF1573 domain-containing protein, which translates into the protein MLSRNIHIQPEIVEFGTLWENDQQTASFTLVNSSSHDLIVEEASADCGCTRINLSQGQQIKPNESAPFDIRLTPSFTHGVEDRRVMIALKDNNGKQIRKQCLIRYRGLGEIRCVPQAVVVPEYPANRPWSKEVALEGVAKEDIDAVTLESSTSTITAEKAGFEIKNGKECCMIKLESSGFKPGALLERLVIHDNRKEKKFAVLPIGGYITEPFVAVPSSLFVDVNQFREEKTQKILIKTKIASSFHIENISTDNGLFICSCPQSDNELEKTIELSPKSSNGNNSRMKDTLHCLLSSKDNNQFNIDVPIIIQ
- a CDS encoding aldo/keto reductase produces the protein MTDSTHLSRRCFLQNSAIAASGVLSLPILSFSAEMASIPKRKLGRTDLAVSVIGLGGGSLHRCASQKETADLIRYSLDEGVNFFDTAFNYGCGESEKRLGEALGKDHSRIVLSTKTRNRTLCGALRELEASLRRLRTDCVDLWFLHGACREDWDACFASNGVMEAMETARRQGKCRYLGVAGHCDPASLQAFLDAYPFDAVIMPLNAVDPHRLSFEKVLLPQIHREEIGVISVKALLGGHLPNSIQKDALRYALSLPVSTTLIGCASRHEMQWTLKAARTFTPLSPVERELILAQTKSMSGRPLEWYKRIS